The following are encoded in a window of Amycolatopsis lexingtonensis genomic DNA:
- a CDS encoding nuclear transport factor 2 family protein — MTEHDDKLIRELVAARAKAMTERDAEALAAQCVPELLAYTLAPPLAHHGEDVEARKAWFASFDGPIEYEVRDLEVTVGGDVAFSHSLTRLSTTPKGMPAKFELWFRSTTGFRREDGEWRIAHVHDSTPFYMDGTMSAALDLKP, encoded by the coding sequence ATGACCGAGCACGACGACAAGCTGATTCGCGAACTCGTGGCCGCCCGCGCCAAGGCGATGACCGAACGTGACGCCGAGGCGCTCGCCGCGCAGTGCGTGCCGGAGCTGCTCGCCTACACCCTGGCCCCGCCGCTCGCGCACCACGGCGAAGACGTCGAGGCGCGCAAGGCCTGGTTCGCGAGCTTCGACGGCCCGATCGAGTACGAGGTCCGCGACCTGGAAGTCACCGTCGGCGGCGACGTCGCCTTCAGCCACTCCCTCACCCGGCTGTCGACGACGCCGAAGGGGATGCCGGCGAAGTTCGAGCTCTGGTTCCGCTCGACGACGGGCTTCCGCCGGGAGGACGGCGAGTGGCGGATCGCCCACGTCCACGACTCGACGCCGTTCTACATGGACGGCACGATGAGCGCCGCGCTCGACCTCAAGCCCTGA
- a CDS encoding YciI family protein, translating into MKYVVLIYGNPESRAAWAGMTEEQRAAGLAYYRQLNDDLDASGERIVSERLAFPEETKQVRAGESGVLTTDGPFAEAKEFLAGFYLLDCESLERATEIAGRIPEASFGVVEVRPVMGLR; encoded by the coding sequence TTGAAGTACGTGGTGTTGATCTACGGCAACCCCGAGTCCCGCGCGGCCTGGGCGGGCATGACCGAGGAGCAGCGCGCGGCCGGGCTCGCGTACTACCGGCAGCTCAACGACGACCTCGACGCGTCCGGCGAGCGCATCGTTTCCGAGCGGCTGGCGTTCCCGGAGGAGACGAAACAGGTCCGCGCCGGCGAGAGCGGAGTCCTGACGACCGACGGCCCGTTCGCCGAGGCCAAGGAGTTCCTCGCCGGCTTCTACCTGCTGGACTGCGAGAGCCTCGAGCGCGCGACCGAAATCGCCGGCCGCATCCCGGAGGCGTCGTTCGGGGTGGTCGAGGTCCGGCCGGTGATGGGGCTGCGGTGA
- a CDS encoding RNA polymerase sigma factor, which produces MNAELLRSLAPQVLSALVRRYGDFDACEDAVQEALLAASQQWPSSGLPDNPKAWLITAASRRRIEQLRSETARSRREAAVALAEPPDPEPAGVDDTLTLLSLCCHPSLSRPSQVALTLRAVGGLTTAEIARAFLVPEATIGQRISRAKRSLRGERFVAAGSPAQVLEVLYLIFTEGHTASSGAELNRVELTAEAIRLTRQLRSSLPSDGEVTGLLALMLLTDARRPARVSASGELVPLASQDRSLWDRAAISEGIALIEGALSTSPVGPYQLQAAIAAVHAEAASAEATDWTQILTLYDLLRVVAPGPMVTLNRVVALAQVSGPSAGLAELAAAASDPALASHHRVEAVRGHLLEMSGDAAGAREAYLAAAERTLSLPEQGYLRSRAAALGGG; this is translated from the coding sequence GTGAACGCCGAGCTCCTGCGTTCGCTGGCCCCGCAGGTCCTCTCGGCGCTGGTCCGGCGCTACGGCGACTTCGATGCGTGCGAGGACGCGGTCCAGGAGGCGCTGCTGGCGGCGTCCCAGCAGTGGCCGTCGTCGGGGCTGCCGGACAACCCGAAGGCCTGGCTGATCACCGCGGCCTCCCGCCGCCGCATCGAGCAGCTGCGCAGCGAGACGGCCCGGTCCCGGCGGGAAGCGGCGGTGGCGCTCGCCGAACCCCCGGACCCGGAGCCGGCCGGCGTCGACGACACGCTGACGCTGCTGTCGCTCTGCTGCCACCCGTCGCTCTCGCGGCCGTCGCAGGTGGCGCTGACGTTGCGCGCGGTCGGCGGCCTGACGACGGCGGAGATCGCGCGGGCGTTCCTGGTCCCGGAGGCGACGATCGGCCAGCGAATCAGCCGCGCGAAGCGGTCGTTGCGCGGCGAGCGGTTCGTCGCCGCGGGGTCGCCGGCCCAGGTGCTGGAGGTGCTGTACCTGATCTTCACGGAGGGCCACACGGCCAGCTCCGGCGCCGAGCTGAACCGCGTCGAGCTGACGGCGGAAGCGATCCGCCTCACCCGGCAGCTGCGCTCGTCGCTCCCGTCGGACGGCGAGGTGACGGGCCTGCTGGCGCTGATGCTCCTGACGGACGCCCGCCGCCCGGCGCGCGTGTCGGCGTCGGGCGAGCTGGTACCGCTGGCTTCGCAGGACCGGTCGTTGTGGGACCGGGCGGCCATTTCGGAGGGGATCGCGCTGATCGAGGGCGCGTTGTCGACGTCCCCGGTCGGCCCGTACCAGCTCCAGGCGGCGATCGCGGCGGTGCACGCGGAGGCGGCGTCGGCGGAGGCGACGGACTGGACGCAGATTCTTACGTTGTACGACCTGCTGCGGGTGGTGGCGCCGGGGCCGATGGTGACGTTGAACCGGGTGGTGGCGTTGGCGCAGGTTTCGGGTCCTTCGGCGGGTTTGGCGGAGCTGGCCGCGGCGGCTTCGGATCCGGCGTTGGCTTCGCACCACCGGGTCGAGGCGGTGCGGGGGCACCTGCTGGAGATGTCGGGGGATGCGGCGGGGGCGCGGGAGGCGTACTTGGCCGCGGCGGAGCGGACGTTGAGCCTGCCGGAGCAGGGGTACCTGCGCTCCCGGGCAGCCGCTTTGGGCGGCGGCTGA
- a CDS encoding SDR family oxidoreductase encodes MQVTVLGAAGRTGFHVVRLLAARGHRVKAGLRSRKRAELLRGIGNAEPVLADVTADPDDLVEVLKDSDVVINAIGAPDPEPESVNLVDRDGAITAIRAAERAGVPRYVQLSAQFADSPDQGDRLVRSILLAKQISDSALRKSALTWTIVRPGTLTDGPAHGRVKVAGHLEAGHITRADVAAVLVGTLAEPLTENRGFDVVSGDFPVAPALAALG; translated from the coding sequence ATGCAGGTCACCGTGCTGGGCGCGGCCGGACGAACCGGCTTCCACGTAGTCCGCCTGCTCGCCGCGCGAGGGCACCGGGTCAAAGCCGGGCTCCGCAGCCGGAAACGGGCCGAACTCCTCCGCGGCATCGGCAACGCCGAACCCGTGCTCGCCGACGTCACCGCCGATCCGGACGATCTCGTCGAGGTCCTCAAGGACTCCGACGTCGTCATCAACGCCATCGGCGCGCCCGATCCCGAACCCGAATCGGTGAACCTCGTCGACCGCGACGGCGCCATCACGGCCATCCGCGCCGCCGAACGGGCCGGGGTGCCGCGCTACGTCCAGCTCTCCGCCCAGTTCGCCGATTCGCCCGATCAGGGCGATCGGCTCGTCCGGTCGATCCTCCTCGCCAAGCAGATCTCGGACAGCGCCCTCCGGAAATCGGCGCTGACCTGGACCATCGTCCGGCCCGGGACGCTCACCGACGGGCCCGCCCACGGCCGGGTCAAGGTCGCCGGGCACCTCGAAGCGGGGCACATCACCAGGGCGGACGTCGCCGCCGTGCTCGTCGGGACGCTGGCCGAGCCGCTCACCGAAAACCGCGGGTTCGACGTCGTTTCCGGGGATTTCCCGGTCGCCCCGGCCCTCGCCGCACTCGGCTGA
- a CDS encoding DedA family protein gives MHIDQWLEAIPPLSVYLIVGAVIMIESLGIPLPGEIVLVSAALLASTHDTLSPLWIAVLASAGAIIGDSIGYFIGKTGGQRLFAWAGRKFPKHFGPTHLANAERIFDKRGVWAVFLGRFIAFLRILAGPLAGSLRMHYPKFLLANAAGGIVWAGGTTVLVYYLGVVAEEWLGRFSKFGLVAAVVIGIIVFFVMKKRLGRNHEGEEETPKQEETAA, from the coding sequence GTGCACATCGACCAATGGCTGGAGGCGATCCCGCCGCTCTCGGTGTACCTGATCGTCGGCGCGGTGATCATGATCGAGAGCCTCGGCATCCCGCTCCCCGGCGAAATCGTGCTGGTCAGCGCGGCCTTGCTGGCTTCGACCCACGACACGCTGAGCCCGCTCTGGATCGCCGTCCTCGCCAGTGCCGGCGCCATCATCGGCGACAGCATCGGGTATTTCATCGGGAAGACCGGTGGGCAACGCCTGTTCGCCTGGGCCGGCCGGAAATTCCCGAAGCACTTCGGCCCGACGCACCTCGCCAACGCCGAACGCATCTTCGACAAACGCGGGGTGTGGGCCGTCTTCCTCGGCCGCTTCATCGCGTTCCTGCGCATCCTCGCCGGCCCGCTGGCCGGGTCGCTGCGCATGCACTACCCGAAGTTCCTGCTGGCGAACGCGGCCGGCGGCATCGTCTGGGCCGGCGGCACCACCGTGCTCGTCTACTACCTCGGCGTCGTCGCCGAGGAGTGGCTCGGCCGGTTCTCCAAGTTCGGCCTGGTGGCCGCGGTCGTCATCGGCATCATCGTCTTCTTCGTCATGAAGAAGCGCCTCGGCCGCAACCACGAGGGCGAAGAAGAGACCCCGAAGCAGGAGGAGACGGCGGCCTAA
- a CDS encoding EamA family transporter, which yields MPARDRLLAVLVAVLWGLNFLAIHATLGQFPPVFAGALRFAVIAVPTILFVPWPKVKVRYLLGYGLGFGTGQFAFLFIAMDTGMPTGLASLVLQASAPFTVLLGAVFLRERVTPHQLAGIALAVAGMVAIAWQQSGHAALLPMVLTLLGALSWAFGNLSTRRAEPDNPLHFTLWMSVVPPLPMFALSLVMEGPAAQWRSLTTLGTPTGLTALGGLTYVVLIGTVVGSGLWTTLMRRNPAGVVSPFSLLVPVVGLSASFTFLGERPTGLEIGAAAVVIAGVLLGSLRFTRKPEPELVAV from the coding sequence ATGCCCGCTCGTGACCGTCTGCTCGCCGTGCTCGTCGCCGTCCTCTGGGGACTCAACTTCCTCGCCATCCACGCCACGCTCGGCCAGTTCCCGCCGGTGTTCGCGGGCGCGCTGCGGTTCGCCGTCATCGCCGTGCCGACGATCCTGTTCGTGCCGTGGCCGAAGGTGAAGGTGCGGTACCTGCTCGGCTACGGCCTCGGCTTCGGCACCGGGCAGTTCGCGTTCCTGTTCATCGCGATGGACACCGGGATGCCGACCGGGCTCGCGTCGCTGGTGCTGCAGGCGTCGGCGCCGTTCACGGTGCTGCTCGGCGCCGTCTTCCTGCGCGAACGCGTCACGCCGCACCAGCTGGCCGGCATCGCGCTCGCCGTCGCCGGGATGGTCGCGATCGCGTGGCAGCAGTCCGGGCACGCCGCCCTGCTGCCGATGGTGCTGACCCTGCTGGGCGCGCTGAGCTGGGCGTTCGGCAACCTGAGCACGCGCCGGGCGGAGCCGGACAACCCGCTGCACTTCACGCTGTGGATGTCGGTGGTGCCGCCGCTGCCGATGTTCGCGCTCTCGCTGGTCATGGAGGGCCCGGCCGCCCAGTGGCGTTCGCTGACCACGCTGGGCACCCCGACCGGGCTGACCGCGCTCGGCGGCCTGACCTACGTCGTGCTGATCGGCACCGTCGTCGGCTCCGGCCTGTGGACGACGCTGATGCGGCGGAACCCGGCCGGCGTCGTTTCGCCGTTCTCGCTGCTGGTGCCGGTGGTCGGGCTGTCGGCGTCGTTCACGTTCCTGGGCGAGCGGCCGACCGGGCTGGAGATCGGCGCGGCCGCCGTCGTGATCGCCGGCGTGCTGCTGGGCTCGCTGCGGTTCACGCGCAAGCCCGAGCCGGAGCTGGTGGCGGTTTAG
- a CDS encoding LysR family transcriptional regulator: MDLGRLRTLREFADRGSVTAAARALHCTPSAVSQQLRALQGEVGLPLTEPAGRGLRLTDAGRALVARADEVLAALERAESELDTYRSAPRGRVRLAIFQSAGLMLLPGLLTRVGGYDGLDVDVRDVDMTPPEVPGLVADYDVVVAHRDEHAPEFDHDRLDVVPLLREPLDVALPVGHRLAAKRRVDLAELADERWIGVDHGFPVDDVLRSLTIRTGVRPVVVQRINDFRITERLVAAGHGIALVPRYTIDTRRGSGLVSRPLAGIRAARLVEAVCRTGALQRPAVAKVIEELAAEVAQLTA, translated from the coding sequence GTGGATCTGGGTCGCCTGCGCACGCTGCGCGAGTTCGCCGACCGCGGGAGCGTGACGGCGGCCGCGCGGGCGCTGCACTGCACGCCGTCGGCCGTCTCGCAGCAGTTGCGCGCGCTGCAGGGCGAGGTCGGGCTGCCGCTCACCGAGCCGGCCGGGCGGGGGCTGCGGCTGACCGACGCGGGCCGCGCGCTGGTCGCCCGCGCCGACGAGGTGCTGGCCGCCCTCGAGCGGGCCGAGTCCGAATTGGACACCTACCGCAGCGCGCCGCGCGGGCGGGTGCGGCTGGCGATCTTCCAGTCGGCCGGGCTGATGCTGCTGCCGGGACTGCTCACCCGCGTCGGCGGCTACGACGGCCTGGATGTCGACGTCCGGGACGTCGACATGACGCCGCCGGAGGTGCCGGGCCTGGTCGCGGACTACGACGTCGTCGTGGCGCACCGGGACGAGCACGCGCCGGAGTTCGACCACGACCGCCTGGACGTCGTGCCGCTGCTGCGCGAGCCGCTCGACGTCGCGCTGCCGGTCGGGCACCGGCTGGCGGCCAAGCGGCGCGTCGACCTGGCGGAGCTGGCCGACGAACGCTGGATCGGCGTCGACCACGGCTTCCCGGTGGACGACGTGCTCCGCTCGCTGACCATCCGCACCGGCGTGCGGCCGGTCGTCGTCCAGCGGATCAACGACTTCCGGATCACCGAACGGCTGGTCGCGGCCGGCCACGGCATCGCGCTGGTGCCGCGCTACACGATCGACACCCGTCGCGGCAGCGGCCTGGTCAGCAGGCCGCTGGCCGGGATCCGCGCGGCGCGGCTGGTCGAGGCGGTGTGCCGCACCGGCGCACTTCAGCGCCCCGCGGTGGCCAAGGTGATCGAAGAACTGGCCGCGGAGGTCGCCCAGCTCACCGCTTGA
- a CDS encoding TetR/AcrR family transcriptional regulator: METQAAASTPRGKRTRDAIVDAAAGLMYVDGVAGTSVDKVLAASGAGKSQMYHYFKNKEQLVGAVIDRYLEQILANQPAIFTLASWADLETWTEQLLDVHRRAGGPIACPLGNLAGEVGDNPKLAPLVDQAYRTWESHLERGLTTLRDKGELAPDADPARLAQAAMTSVQGGLLLAHIRHDLTALEDALGIALAYLRGFKR, encoded by the coding sequence ATGGAGACGCAAGCGGCAGCCTCGACCCCGCGCGGCAAGCGGACGCGGGACGCGATCGTGGACGCGGCGGCGGGCCTGATGTACGTCGACGGCGTCGCGGGCACGAGCGTGGACAAGGTGCTCGCCGCGAGCGGGGCCGGGAAATCGCAGATGTACCACTACTTCAAGAACAAGGAACAGCTGGTCGGGGCCGTGATCGACCGGTACCTCGAGCAGATCCTCGCCAACCAGCCGGCGATCTTCACGCTGGCCTCGTGGGCCGACCTCGAGACGTGGACCGAGCAGCTGCTGGACGTCCACCGCCGCGCGGGCGGGCCGATCGCCTGCCCGCTGGGCAACCTCGCCGGCGAAGTCGGCGACAACCCGAAGCTCGCGCCGCTGGTCGACCAGGCCTACCGGACCTGGGAGTCCCACCTGGAGCGCGGGCTGACCACGTTGCGGGACAAGGGAGAGCTCGCGCCGGACGCCGATCCGGCCCGGCTGGCGCAGGCGGCGATGACGTCCGTCCAAGGTGGACTGCTGCTGGCGCACATCCGGCACGACCTCACGGCGCTGGAAGACGCGCTGGGGATCGCGCTGGCCTACCTGCGCGGCTTCAAGCGGTGA
- a CDS encoding peroxiredoxin-like family protein, with translation MTLNSALTDFRTEGMKVWPADLAATLTKHPRDLVEAAKAAKFAAIGTTAGDFTLPDADGSAVSLGDLTADGPAVLVFYRGQWCPYCNLTLRAYQAEVVPELGKHGARLAAISPQLPDCSVAVKENNELGFPVLSDVGNVVARSFGLTFTVDEDVRPTMVKIGADLTKHNGDWELAHPAVLVVDREHVIRFVDVHPDYTTRTEPADILEAVKSL, from the coding sequence ATGACGCTCAACAGCGCCCTGACCGACTTCCGGACCGAGGGCATGAAGGTGTGGCCCGCCGACCTGGCGGCCACGCTCACGAAGCACCCGCGTGACCTGGTCGAAGCGGCGAAAGCGGCGAAGTTCGCCGCGATCGGCACGACCGCCGGGGACTTCACGCTGCCGGACGCCGACGGCAGCGCCGTCAGCCTCGGCGACCTGACCGCCGACGGCCCGGCCGTGCTGGTCTTCTACCGCGGGCAATGGTGCCCGTACTGCAACCTGACGCTGCGGGCCTACCAGGCCGAAGTGGTCCCGGAGCTGGGGAAGCACGGCGCGCGCCTGGCCGCGATCAGCCCGCAGCTGCCGGACTGCTCGGTGGCGGTGAAGGAGAACAACGAGCTGGGCTTCCCGGTGCTCTCGGACGTCGGGAACGTCGTGGCGCGCTCGTTCGGGCTGACGTTCACGGTCGACGAGGACGTGCGGCCCACGATGGTCAAGATCGGCGCCGACCTCACGAAGCACAACGGGGACTGGGAACTGGCGCACCCGGCGGTGCTCGTGGTGGACCGCGAGCACGTGATCCGGTTCGTCGACGTCCACCCGGACTACACGACGCGGACCGAACCCGCGGACATCCTCGAAGCGGTCAAGTCGCTTTAG
- a CDS encoding DedA family protein, with translation MDGSTTGLVLLFVVSLVPLLPTEVTLLGMGIAAAQGGTSLALVIAVASAGCLASDQALYALGRFGGRAALDRLDRRKKIAAGLGWLDGRLQRHPRPVLVVARWLPSGGTIGALLAGSLRWPMAEFFTASAVGVTLWTSYVAFLGYAGGRIVTEPGISLLLSLGVALILGSVITYGVKRGAKAT, from the coding sequence GTGGACGGATCGACGACGGGACTGGTGCTGCTGTTCGTCGTCTCGCTGGTGCCGCTGCTGCCCACCGAGGTGACGCTCCTCGGCATGGGCATCGCGGCGGCGCAGGGCGGGACGTCGCTGGCGCTGGTGATCGCCGTGGCGAGTGCCGGGTGCCTGGCGTCCGACCAGGCGCTCTACGCCCTCGGCCGGTTCGGTGGCCGGGCGGCGCTGGACCGGCTGGACCGGCGGAAGAAGATCGCCGCCGGCCTCGGCTGGCTCGACGGGCGGCTGCAGCGCCACCCCCGGCCGGTGCTGGTGGTCGCCCGCTGGCTCCCGTCGGGCGGGACGATCGGCGCCCTCCTCGCCGGATCGCTCCGGTGGCCGATGGCGGAGTTCTTCACCGCTTCGGCCGTCGGCGTCACACTCTGGACGTCCTACGTGGCCTTCCTCGGCTACGCGGGCGGCCGGATCGTCACCGAACCCGGGATCAGCTTGCTGCTCTCCCTGGGCGTCGCCCTGATCCTGGGTTCGGTGATCACCTACGGCGTGAAGCGCGGCGCTAAAGCGACTTGA
- a CDS encoding SDR family oxidoreductase — protein sequence MNKLSGKTALVAGGTRGASRAIAVELGRAGAFVYVTGRTTRAGRSEVDRPETIEETAELIERAGGQAEAIRVDHLVPEEVSALAERVGPLDILVDGLWGGDKHLGWGKPVWEHDLAAGLRMIRLGIDAHLITSHFLLPLVIGRPGGLVVELTDGTAEYNAKYREGTSLPFYLAKASAHLLAIGEAAELAPHSCTAVAFTPGYLRSEMMLDIYGVTESNWRDACERVPHFAISESPTFCGRTVVALAADPARQRWSGQTVSSGQLAREYGVDDVDGSRPDAWRYMVEVADAGKPADTTGYR from the coding sequence ATGAACAAACTTTCCGGAAAAACCGCACTGGTCGCGGGCGGCACGCGCGGCGCGAGCCGGGCGATCGCGGTCGAGCTGGGCCGCGCGGGCGCCTTCGTGTACGTCACCGGCCGCACCACCCGCGCCGGCCGGTCCGAAGTGGACCGTCCCGAAACGATCGAGGAGACGGCCGAGCTGATCGAGCGCGCCGGCGGCCAGGCGGAAGCGATCCGCGTCGACCACCTGGTGCCCGAGGAGGTCTCGGCGCTGGCCGAGCGCGTGGGCCCGCTCGACATCCTGGTCGACGGCCTGTGGGGCGGCGACAAGCACCTCGGCTGGGGCAAGCCGGTGTGGGAGCACGACCTGGCCGCGGGCCTGCGCATGATCCGGCTGGGCATCGACGCGCACCTGATCACCAGCCACTTCCTGCTGCCCCTGGTCATCGGCCGCCCGGGCGGCCTGGTGGTGGAGCTGACCGACGGCACGGCCGAGTACAACGCGAAGTACCGCGAAGGGACTTCGCTGCCGTTCTACCTGGCGAAGGCGTCGGCGCACCTGCTGGCGATCGGCGAGGCGGCCGAGCTGGCCCCGCACTCGTGCACGGCCGTCGCGTTCACCCCGGGTTACCTGCGCTCGGAGATGATGCTGGACATCTACGGCGTGACGGAGTCGAACTGGCGCGACGCGTGCGAGCGGGTGCCGCACTTCGCGATCTCGGAGTCCCCGACGTTCTGCGGCCGCACGGTGGTGGCGCTGGCAGCTGATCCCGCGCGGCAGCGGTGGTCCGGGCAGACGGTGAGCAGTGGGCAGCTGGCGCGGGAGTACGGGGTGGACGACGTGGACGGCAGCCGCCCGGACGCGTGGCGGTACATGGTGGAGGTGGCCGACGCGGGGAAGCCCGCGGACACGACCGGCTACCGCTGA
- a CDS encoding helix-turn-helix transcriptional regulator has protein sequence MKAERLVALLFTLQRRRSATAAELAEELGVSERTMHRDLAALREAGVPLWTEQGRHGGFRLVDGWRAGLDGLTAREAVALFALGVPSALAGLGLDTAGSAARAKVSAGMPAELREHAALVAGRFHLDAPGWFGGADEPPFLATVVRAVWAQQRLSIGYRRRDKVASRELEPLGLVLKAGVWYLVARVVADDALRTYRVSRIVHAVSLDVPFSRPPDFDLVRWWESSSAAFEQVARPLRVRARLSRLAVRELRRVFGGEHLADTVVSLGEPDAAGWAEAELAMEDGEIGLGQLVSLSPGVEVLEPVELRAALAAIGAELAARNG, from the coding sequence GTGAAAGCCGAGCGGCTGGTCGCGCTGTTGTTCACGTTGCAACGACGGCGCAGCGCGACCGCCGCTGAGCTCGCCGAAGAGCTGGGCGTCTCCGAGCGCACGATGCACCGCGACCTCGCGGCGCTGCGCGAAGCGGGCGTTCCCCTGTGGACGGAGCAGGGCCGCCACGGCGGCTTCCGGCTCGTGGACGGCTGGCGCGCGGGTCTCGACGGCCTGACCGCACGGGAGGCCGTCGCGCTCTTCGCGCTGGGGGTCCCTTCCGCGCTCGCGGGACTCGGCTTGGACACGGCGGGGAGCGCGGCGCGGGCGAAGGTGTCCGCGGGCATGCCCGCCGAGCTGCGCGAACACGCGGCGCTGGTCGCCGGCCGCTTCCACCTGGACGCGCCGGGCTGGTTCGGTGGCGCCGACGAGCCGCCGTTCCTGGCGACGGTGGTGCGGGCGGTGTGGGCGCAGCAGCGTCTTTCGATCGGTTACCGGCGGCGGGACAAGGTGGCTTCGCGGGAGCTGGAGCCGTTGGGGCTCGTGCTGAAGGCGGGGGTTTGGTACCTGGTGGCGCGGGTGGTGGCCGACGACGCTTTGCGGACCTACCGGGTTTCGCGGATCGTGCACGCTGTTTCTCTCGACGTTCCCTTCTCGCGGCCTCCGGACTTCGACCTGGTTCGGTGGTGGGAGTCGTCTTCGGCGGCTTTCGAGCAGGTCGCGCGGCCGTTGCGGGTGCGTGCGCGGTTGAGCCGCCTGGCGGTGCGTGAACTGCGGCGGGTGTTCGGGGGTGAGCACCTGGCGGACACGGTGGTGTCGCTCGGCGAGCCGGACGCGGCGGGGTGGGCCGAGGCCGAACTCGCCATGGAAGACGGGGAGATCGGGCTCGGCCAGCTGGTTTCGCTCAGCCCCGGGGTCGAGGTGCTGGAGCCGGTGGAGTTGCGTGCGGCGCTGGCGGCGATCGGCGCGGAACTGGCCGCGCGCAACGGTTGA
- the leuA gene encoding 2-isopropylmalate synthase: protein MSKIRKPSRPAPADQPAWNTQRGTSMPVHRYRPWYDVVENIDLPDRTWPAKRIERAPLWCAVDLRDGNQALIDPMSPARKRKFFDLLVRMGYKEIEVGFPAASQTDFDFVREIIEEGAIPDDVSIQVLTQCRPELIERTFQSLEGAPRAIVHIYNSTSILQRRVVFREEREGIKKIATQAAEMVVELADKQPDTDFRFQYSPESYTGTELSYALEVCDAVTEIWQPTPEKPVILNLPATVEMATPNVYADSIEWMSRNLARRDSVILSLHPHNDRGTGIAAAELGYQAGADRIEGCLFGNGERTGNVDLVALGMNLFSQGIDPQIDFSDMDEIKRTVEYCNQLPVPERSPWGGDLVFTAFSGSHQDAINKGLDALKDAAGKQGVPVEEYPWEVPYLPIDPKDVGRTYEAVIRVNSQSGKGGVAYIMKAEHQLDLPRRLQIEFSKVIQRHTDSEGGEVDPTTMWNAFSAEYLELKTPLELVRQHVRDNGDGEYDITATVKVEGDEHEVTGRGNGPIAAFFDALSTVGFDLRLLDYSEHTLSPGDDARAASYIECAISDRVFWGIGVDPSIVTASLRAVVSAVNRANR, encoded by the coding sequence ATGAGCAAGATCCGCAAGCCCTCTCGCCCCGCGCCCGCTGACCAGCCCGCTTGGAACACCCAGCGCGGCACGTCCATGCCGGTCCACCGCTACCGCCCCTGGTACGACGTCGTCGAGAACATCGACCTGCCCGACCGCACCTGGCCCGCCAAGCGCATCGAGCGCGCGCCGCTGTGGTGCGCCGTCGACCTGCGGGACGGCAACCAGGCCCTGATCGACCCGATGTCGCCCGCGCGCAAGCGCAAGTTCTTCGACCTGCTGGTCCGCATGGGCTACAAGGAGATCGAGGTCGGTTTCCCGGCCGCGTCGCAGACGGACTTCGACTTCGTCCGCGAGATCATCGAAGAAGGCGCCATCCCGGACGACGTCAGCATCCAGGTGCTGACCCAGTGCCGCCCGGAGCTGATCGAGCGGACGTTCCAGTCGCTCGAAGGCGCGCCGCGGGCGATCGTCCACATCTACAACTCGACGTCGATCCTGCAGCGCCGCGTGGTCTTCCGCGAGGAGCGCGAGGGCATCAAGAAGATCGCGACGCAGGCCGCCGAAATGGTCGTCGAGCTGGCCGACAAGCAGCCCGACACCGACTTCCGGTTCCAGTACTCGCCGGAGTCCTACACCGGCACCGAGCTGTCGTACGCGCTCGAGGTCTGCGACGCCGTCACCGAAATCTGGCAGCCGACGCCGGAGAAGCCGGTCATCCTGAACCTGCCGGCGACCGTCGAGATGGCGACGCCGAACGTCTACGCCGACTCGATCGAGTGGATGAGCCGCAACCTGGCCCGCCGCGACTCGGTGATCCTGTCGCTGCACCCGCACAACGACCGCGGCACCGGCATCGCCGCCGCCGAGCTGGGCTACCAGGCCGGCGCCGACCGCATCGAAGGCTGCCTGTTCGGCAACGGCGAGCGCACCGGCAACGTCGACCTGGTCGCGCTGGGCATGAACCTCTTCAGCCAGGGCATCGACCCGCAGATCGACTTCTCCGACATGGACGAGATCAAGCGGACGGTCGAGTACTGCAACCAGCTGCCGGTACCCGAGCGCTCGCCGTGGGGCGGCGACCTGGTGTTCACCGCGTTCTCCGGCAGCCACCAGGACGCGATCAACAAGGGCCTCGACGCGCTGAAGGACGCCGCCGGCAAGCAGGGCGTGCCGGTCGAGGAATACCCGTGGGAGGTCCCGTACCTGCCGATCGACCCGAAGGACGTCGGCCGCACGTACGAGGCCGTCATCCGGGTGAACTCGCAGTCCGGCAAGGGCGGCGTCGCCTACATCATGAAGGCCGAGCACCAGCTCGACCTGCCGCGGCGCCTGCAGATCGAGTTCTCGAAGGTGATCCAGCGCCACACCGACTCCGAGGGCGGCGAGGTCGACCCGACGACGATGTGGAACGCGTTCTCGGCCGAGTACCTGGAGCTGAAGACGCCGCTGGAGCTGGTCCGCCAGCACGTCCGCGACAACGGCGACGGCGAGTACGACATCACCGCGACCGTGAAGGTGGAGGGTGACGAGCACGAGGTCACCGGCCGCGGCAACGGCCCGATCGCGGCGTTCTTCGACGCGCTGTCCACCGTGGGCTTCGACCTGCGGCTGCTGGACTACAGCGAGCACACGCTCTCGCCCGGCGACGACGCGCGCGCCGCGTCGTACATCGAGTGCGCGATCTCGGACCGGGTGTTCTGGGGCATCGGCGTCGACCCCTCGATCGTGACGGCGTCGCTGCGCGCGGTCGTGTCGGCGGTGAACCGCGCCAACCGGTGA